CTCGAGCATGCCCCGCACCGCCACCCGGATGGCGCGGCGGAACACCTCCGGCTCGAGGTGCACCTCGACCCGCGGGGCCGCCGCCCAGCGGTACGGGGCCAGCATGGGCGGCGCCGCGACTGAAAGCGCGGCCTTAAGGCGCTCGAGCGGCACGGTCTGGAGCGCTGGGCTGGCCACGTCGGCGAGGGTCGCGGCGCCCGCGGCGAGGTCCACCCCCACAACCACCACCCCGTGCCCCGGGAAGTGCACCGGATCGTAGTACGGGAGGGCCTCGAGGTCCGTCTGCGCCAGGACCGGTCGTCCCGCCCGGATCGCCCGCGCGAGGCCCTCGGGGTCCCAGCGTCCCGCCCACTCGAGCGCGTACCCCAGGTTCCGGTAGAACTTGCCCTCGAGGTCGGGGGCCCGGCCGTTGAAGCGGTGGGTCGGCGAGCGGCTCGAGTGCCGCCAGTACAGGAACCCCGCTCCGCTGCCCAGCCCGAAGATCACGGCTTCCGGCAGCACGACGCCGTCGTAGGCCAAAACGCTCCTCAAGCTCGTCGAGGAGCAGTGCTGGCCTGGTTCGTGGGGGAAGGCCTCGAGCTGAACGCGCATCCACACCTCCCGGCTCCAGGATTGACGCGGCGTGCGGCCGAGCGCTACCATGAAGCCTAACATGAGGCGGCCGGCCAGCACGACCACCACCTGGGGCCGGGGGGGAAGTTAGCCCGAGCGGCGCGCATCCCCCCGGCTCGCTTAGGCGGGCCGCGTTTTTTTGGGGAGGTTGAATGATGACGGTACGACTGCCGGACGGGAAACCCCTCGAGCTCCCCCAAGGCGCGACGGCCAAGGACGTGGCGGAACGCATCAGCCGGAGCCTCGCCAAGGAGGCCGTCGGCGCGATCGTGAACGGGGAGCTCTACGACGTGTTCAAACCCCTGCCCGAGGGGGCGGAGGTCCGCATCATCACCCGCAAGGACCCCGAGTACCAGCACCTGTTCCGCCACACGCTGGCCCACGTGCTGGCCCAGGCGGTCAAGGAGTTCTTCCAGGAGAAGGGGTACGATCCAGACGCGGTCAAGCTTGGGGTCGGGCCCGTCATCGAGAACGGGTTCTACTACGATATCGACGCGCCCGAACCGATCTCCGACAGCGACCTCCCGGCGATTGAAAAGCGCATGCACCACATCCTCAAGCGCAACCTGCCCCTCCGGCGCTACGTGCTCTCCCGGGAGGAGGCCCTCGCCCGCTACCGCGGCAAGGACCCGTACAAGACCGAGCTCATCCAGGACCTGCCCGAGGACGAGGAGATCAGCTTCTACGAACAGGAGGGGTTCACCGACCTCTGCCGCGGCCCGCACGTGCCCTCCACCGGCAAGATCCCCCCGTTCTTCAAGCTCACGCACGTTGCGGGCGCGTACTGGCGCGGGGACGAGACCCGCCCCATGCTGCAGCGCGTGTACGGGGTCGCGTTCCGCACCAAGGAGGAGCTCGACCACTACCTGTGGCAGCTCGAGGAGGCCAAAAAACGCGACCACCGCAAGCTCGGGCGCGAGCTCGAGCTCTTCTTGATCGACCCCATGGTGGGCAAGGGCCTGCCGCTCTGGCTCCCGAAGGGGAACACCGTACGCGAGCTGCTGGTCCAGTTCATGCGCGAGGAGCAGCTCCGCCGCGGGTACCAGCTCGTCACCACGCCGCACGTGGGCTCCCTCGAGCTCTACAAGACCTCGGGGCATTACCCCTACTACGCGGACAGCCAGTTCCCCCCGATCGAGCTCGAGGACGAGGCCTACCTCCTCAAACCCATGAACTGCCCGCACCACATCCGGATCTACGCCGCCCGTCCCCGCAGCTACCGGGAGTTGCCCCTGCGGCTCGCGGAGTTCGGCACGGTGTACCGTTTCGAGCAGTCCGGGGAGCTGCACGGCCTGACGCGCGTGCGCGGCTTCACGCAGGACGATGCGCACATCTTCTGCACGCCCGAGCAAGTGAAGGAAGAGTTCTTGAGCGTACTGGACCTGACGATGCACGTCTTCCGCACCCTCGGGATGGAGAACTACCGTGCCCGGATCGGGGTGCGCGACCCCAGTTCGGACAAGTACGTGGGCGAGGACGCGAAGTGGGCGCTCGCCGAACGCCAGATCCAGGAGGCCTGCGAGGAGGTGGGGCTGGCCTACACGGTCGAGGCGGGGGACGCTGCTTTTTACGGCCCGAAGCTCGACTTCGTGGTGAGGGACGCGCTGGGCCGCGAATGGCAGCTCGGCACGATCCAGGTGGACTACAACCTCCCCGAGCGGTTCGACCTCACCTACGTGGGGCCCGACGGCGAGCCGCACCGACCCGTCATGATCCACCGCGCGCCCTTCGGGTCGCTGGAGCGGTTCATCGGGATCCTGATCGAGCACTTCGCGGGTGAGTTTCCGCTTTGGCTCGCCCCAGTCCAGGTGGTGGTGGTGCCGATCACGGACCGGCACCTCGCATACGCGCGTGAGGTCGCCCAAGCCCTCCGCGAGGCCGGGATCCGGGTCGAGGTGGACACCCGCAGCGAGCGCATGAACGCCAAGATCCGCGACGCGGAAACGCAGAAGGTGCCCGTGATCCTGGTGGTGGGGGATCAGGAGGTAGCGCAGCGTACGGTCGCCGTGCGGGATCGGCGCACCAAGGAGCGCGCCACCCGCCCCTTGGAGGCGGTGGTGCAAGACCTTGTCGCTCGCGTCCAAGCCCGCGCCTAACCGCCGAAACCTCACTGATTTCACGCACCCGAGCCCAAAAACGCACGGGTTCGGTAGACTGTACGTATGCGGGCACGCTCGACCCTCTTTACGCTATACATGGAGTTCCTCTACCCCAAGAACCGGGCCTGGGTAGGGGACCTCGTGCGTTGGATGGAGGCGCTGGGCTTCAGTGAGCCCGCCGTGCGCGCCGCCGTCTCCCGCAGCACGAGCCGCGGCTGGCTGATCCCGGAGCGCGAAGGCCGGCGCGCGTACTACCGCTTAAGCCCCCGCGTGGCCTGGCAGGTCAAGCAGGTACGCGAACGCCTCTACCCTAAGGACGGCGCCCAATGGGACGGCAAGTGGCGGATCCTCGTTTACGCCGTTCCAGAAGACAAGCGCTCGCAGCGCGACAAGTTCCGCAACGAACTCGTCCTCCTCGGGTTCGGCACCCCCGCCCCTGGCGTGTGGATCAACCCGAACGCCAAACTCGACGCGGCGCGCGACCTGGTGCGGTTTTACCGGCTCACCCCCTACGTCGAGCTCTTCGAGGCCGAACGCCTCACCGAGGCCGCGCCGCTCGAGCTCATCCGGAAGAGCTACCACCTCGAAGAGATCCAAAAGCGGTACCGGACGTTCCTCGAGATGCCCGAACCGGCGTTTGACGCCCTCTCCCCCCAGGAAGCCTTCGCGCGGCTCGTCCGCCTCGTGCACGAAGCGCGCAAGTTCCTCTTCCTCGACCCCGGCCTGCCCCCTGAACTAACCCCCCCCGGCTTCCTAGGTCCCCAGGCCCTCGAGCGGTTCTTGTGCTGGCGCGCGGCCCTCTACCGGCGGGCGGAGCCCCTGCTTCACCCCACCCTCTCCGCGGCCTCGCGTTAACCCTCCCGCCCCCGCTTTGCCTCCGCGAAGCGTTTCTTCAGGGCCGCGAACCGCTCACGCAAGCGCGCCTCCCACCCTTCGCCACGCGGCTCGAAAAAGGACGCCCCCTCAAGCGCTTCGGGGAGGTAGGCTTGCGCGAAGCTGCCCTCGGGATCGTCATGGTAGTACGCGTACCCTTCCCCGTACCCGAGGGCCTTTAAAAGGCCCGTGGGGGCGTTCCTGAGGTGGAGCGGCACCTCGGCGTGGGGGTGGGCCTGCACCGCGTCCCGCGCGCGTTTCCACGCCACGTACACGCTGTTCGACTTCGGGGCGAGCGCCAGGTACACCGCGACCTCCGCAAGCGCCAGCTCCCCCTCCGGCGAGCCCAAGAACGCATAGGCTTCCTTCGCCGCGATGGCCAGGCGCAGCGCGTTCGGATCCGCGAGGCCCACGTCCTCCGCCGCAATCCGCACGAGCCGCCGCGCCACGTACATTGGGTCCGCGCCCCCCTCGACGAGCCGCGCCAGGTAATACAGCGCCGCGTCCACGTGCGAACCGCGGATGGCCTTGTGCAAGGCCGAAGTCAGGTCGTAAAAGGCCTCGCCGCCCTTGTCCATCCGGCTTCCGCCCGCCCCCAGCGCCTCCCTGGCCGCAGCCACGGTTACGCGCCCCTCGCCGAGCTCCGCGGCCAGCTCGAGCGCGGCCAGGGCCCGGCGCGCATCCCCCATCGCGCCCGCAGCGATGAGGTCCAGCGCCGCCGCCTCCGCCGCGACGCCGGGCAGGCCCTCCGGGTGCTCGAGGGCCCGCTGCAACACCCGGAGCAGGTCGGCCTTCTCCAGGGGTTTCAGCACGTACACCCGCGCCCGCGAGCGCAGGGCGGGGTTCACCTCGAAGGAGGGGTTCTCGGTGGTCGCACCGATCAGGGTGAGGAGGCCGGACTCCACGTGGGGCAACAGAGCGTCCTGCTGGGCCTTGTTGAAGCGGTGCACCTCGTCCAGGAAAAGCACCGTGCGCCGCCCCACCCGCGCCGCCGCCTCGGCGCGCGCCACGGCCTCCCGGACCTCCTTAACCCCAGCCGCCACCGCAGAGAGCGGGATAAACTCCGCCCGCACCCCCTGGGCCAGCACCCGGGCC
This region of Marinithermus hydrothermalis DSM 14884 genomic DNA includes:
- the thrS gene encoding threonine--tRNA ligase, whose amino-acid sequence is MTVRLPDGKPLELPQGATAKDVAERISRSLAKEAVGAIVNGELYDVFKPLPEGAEVRIITRKDPEYQHLFRHTLAHVLAQAVKEFFQEKGYDPDAVKLGVGPVIENGFYYDIDAPEPISDSDLPAIEKRMHHILKRNLPLRRYVLSREEALARYRGKDPYKTELIQDLPEDEEISFYEQEGFTDLCRGPHVPSTGKIPPFFKLTHVAGAYWRGDETRPMLQRVYGVAFRTKEELDHYLWQLEEAKKRDHRKLGRELELFLIDPMVGKGLPLWLPKGNTVRELLVQFMREEQLRRGYQLVTTPHVGSLELYKTSGHYPYYADSQFPPIELEDEAYLLKPMNCPHHIRIYAARPRSYRELPLRLAEFGTVYRFEQSGELHGLTRVRGFTQDDAHIFCTPEQVKEEFLSVLDLTMHVFRTLGMENYRARIGVRDPSSDKYVGEDAKWALAERQIQEACEEVGLAYTVEAGDAAFYGPKLDFVVRDALGREWQLGTIQVDYNLPERFDLTYVGPDGEPHRPVMIHRAPFGSLERFIGILIEHFAGEFPLWLAPVQVVVVPITDRHLAYAREVAQALREAGIRVEVDTRSERMNAKIRDAETQKVPVILVVGDQEVAQRTVAVRDRRTKERATRPLEAVVQDLVARVQARA
- a CDS encoding BtrH N-terminal domain-containing protein, which encodes MVALGRTPRQSWSREVWMRVQLEAFPHEPGQHCSSTSLRSVLAYDGVVLPEAVIFGLGSGAGFLYWRHSSRSPTHRFNGRAPDLEGKFYRNLGYALEWAGRWDPEGLARAIRAGRPVLAQTDLEALPYYDPVHFPGHGVVVVGVDLAAGAATLADVASPALQTVPLERLKAALSVAAPPMLAPYRWAAAPRVEVHLEPEVFRRAIRVAVRGMLEPEDPEREGLGAMRQLVADLPAWGEAPDWAWCARFAYQSIEKRGTGGGNFRLLYAAFLEEAARYLPELARLEAARRMRAVGRVWRELARLFKRVFVEQDPKGFGQVAARMREVWEAERRIWADLAVVGEAG
- a CDS encoding PaaX family transcriptional regulator, which translates into the protein MRARSTLFTLYMEFLYPKNRAWVGDLVRWMEALGFSEPAVRAAVSRSTSRGWLIPEREGRRAYYRLSPRVAWQVKQVRERLYPKDGAQWDGKWRILVYAVPEDKRSQRDKFRNELVLLGFGTPAPGVWINPNAKLDAARDLVRFYRLTPYVELFEAERLTEAAPLELIRKSYHLEEIQKRYRTFLEMPEPAFDALSPQEAFARLVRLVHEARKFLFLDPGLPPELTPPGFLGPQALERFLCWRAALYRRAEPLLHPTLSAASR
- a CDS encoding replication-associated recombination protein A; its protein translation is MGLFTPSAPLAERVRPRSLEEVVGQEHLTGPGKPFRRMLEIGRLHSMILWGPPGVGKTTLARVLAQGVRAEFIPLSAVAAGVKEVREAVARAEAAARVGRRTVLFLDEVHRFNKAQQDALLPHVESGLLTLIGATTENPSFEVNPALRSRARVYVLKPLEKADLLRVLQRALEHPEGLPGVAAEAAALDLIAAGAMGDARRALAALELAAELGEGRVTVAAAREALGAGGSRMDKGGEAFYDLTSALHKAIRGSHVDAALYYLARLVEGGADPMYVARRLVRIAAEDVGLADPNALRLAIAAKEAYAFLGSPEGELALAEVAVYLALAPKSNSVYVAWKRARDAVQAHPHAEVPLHLRNAPTGLLKALGYGEGYAYYHDDPEGSFAQAYLPEALEGASFFEPRGEGWEARLRERFAALKKRFAEAKRGREG